DNA from Krasilnikovia cinnamomea:
AGACGATCACGTCGCCGCGGCCGTGCTCGACCGCGTTCGCGGTCAGCTCGCTGACCACCAGCTGCGCGTCGTCGATGGCGTCGAGCGCGTCCCACTGGTGGCAGGCGCGGGCCACCAGCCGCCGGCTGGCCGCCGTCGCCTCCGGGGCGGCCGGGTACCGCTCGCACGCCCACGGCGGGGTGAGCATGCCGCCCGGGTTGCGCAGCGCGTACCCGACGGCCTCGTCGACGCCGCGGAACAGCGACCGCGACTGCACCAGCCACCCCAGCCGCAGCGCCAGCGCCGGGCTGGGATTGGCCCACAGCAGCAGGACGCCCGGCCGGCGGCCCGCGCCCGAGTGCAGCTCGCCGAGGGCGGCGCCGTCGATCTCCCCGGCGATCTCCAGGCGGGTCAGGTCGATGATCACCGCGCGTGGCTGCTCGTTGCAGGCGTGATCCAGCGCCTGAGCGAGATCGGTCTGGCTGCGCGCGGTCCACAGGCCCGCCGGGCACAGCATGATCAACCCCTGGGCCAGATCCGGCTGGGATCCCACGGTGAGATCGGCAGGCTGCGTGGTCATCGCGTGACGGGCACCGGGCCGAGAGGGGGCTGCATGGTGGCCCCAGTATGCCCGACCCCGGCACGCCGGTGATGCTGGGTGGCGCCATGGCGCCCGGCTGGTCGTCGTCAGCCGTAGAGGCGCTCGGCGTACGAGGGGCCGTAGTAGCGCTCCAGCTCGGCCAGCTCGTCCTCGGGCCGCTCGACCGCCTGGGCGATCCGGGGGCGGCTCGGCACCTGCTCGGGCCGCCACGTCTCCGGGCGCCACAGCGCCGAGCGCAGGAACGCCTTCGAGCAGTGGTAGAAGACCTCCTCGATCTCCACCAGCAGGGCGAGGATCGGCCGGTGGCCCTTCACCACCATCCGGTCGAAGAAGTCGGCGTCGCGGATCAGCCGGGCCCGCCCGTTGATCCGCAGGGTGTCGCCGCGCCCGGGGACGAAGAAGTTCAGGCCGACGTGCGGGTTCTCGATGACGTTGTGGAAGCCGTCCGCGCGGCGGTTGCCGGGCCGTTCCGGCAGGGCGATCGTGGTGTCGTCCACGACCAGCGTGAAACCGGGCGGGTCGCCCTTGGGGGAGACGTCGCAGCGTCCGTGGGCGTCCGATGTGGCCACCAGACAGAACGGTGAGTTGGCCAGCCACTGCCGGTCGTAGTCGTGCAACCGGTGCCGTTCCTTGTGCGCCACCCGCGGCATCGGGGCGCCCAGGAGTTCCCGGATCTCGTCGTGCGTGGTGACCTCCTGCATGGCGCCGACTCTAGCCGCCGGGCCGCTGCGGCGTCCCGCCGAATTCGCGCGCCGGTCCCGACCCGCGCCGGGGCCGGCCGTGCATCTTGCGACCCTGCGGTGAGCATGGACAACCGGAGATCCATCACTTAACGTCGATGCGTGCTTGACCCCGTGTGCGGGGCGCCGGGAGAGTCGAGACATGACGGACGCACCGCAGAATCTGTGGCGCAACCGGGAATTCACCCTTCTATGGGTCAGTCAGTCGTTATCGGACCTGGGCTCCGCCACCGCCGCCCTCGCCGTACCGTTGCTGGTCCTGTCCCTGACCAACTCGCCGGTGCAGGCCGGGCTGGTCGGCACGATCGGCCTGGTCGCCGCGCTGGTCTGCCGGCTGCCCGCCGGGGTGCTGGTCGACCGGATCGACCGCCGCCGGGCGATGCTGGCCTGCGACGCGGTCAGCGTGCTGGCCTACCTCACCCTCGCGATCGCGGTGCTGCGCGGTGCGCCGCCGCTCGCGCTGGTCGTGATCGTCGCGGTGATCGGCACGATGAGTTCGTCGATCTTCCGTACGGCCGAGCAGTCCGCGCTGCGCAACCTGGTGCCGAGCACGCAACTGCCCGCCGCGGTCGCCCGCAACGAGGCCCGCACGTACGCCACCTCGCTGGCCGGGCCGCCGCTCGGCGGGCTGCTGTTCGGCCTCGGCCGGGCCCTGCCGTTCCTCACCAACGCGCTCGCCCACCTCGCCTCGCTGGGCGGGGTGCTGCTGCTGCGCAAGCCGCTGCAGGAGGCCCGCGAGGAGACCCGGGGCGGGCACGCGGCGGCGATGGTGGAGGGGCTGCGGTTCGTCTACGCCAACCCGTTCCTGCGTTCCATCCTGCTCATCGCCGCCCCGCTCAACCTGGCGATCGACGCGATCATCTTCACCATCATCGTGACGTTGCAGCGGCACGGTGTCGCGCCCGCGCTGATCGGCTCGGTGCAGACCGTCGTCGCGGTCGGCGGCCTGCTCGGCGCGTTCGCCGCGCCCGCCCTGCAGCGGCGCATGCGGCTGCCCGTACTGATCCGTGGCATCTGCTGGTTGGCGGCCGCCCTGATGTCCACCTGCGCGCTGCTGACCGGCAGCGTCGCCGCCGCGGTGCCGGTCGCGCTCGCGGTCTTCCTCGGCCCCGCCTGCAACGCGGCGCTCTTCGGTCACCAGGCCGCGATCACCCCGGACCGGCTGCAGGGCCGGGTGGTCAGCGTGATCTTCTTCGCCACCAGCTTCGCGTCGGCGGCCGCGCCGCTGCTGGCGGGGGTGCTGATCGCGGGCTGGGGCAGCGCCGTCGCGGTCATCGTGTTCTCGCTGACCGTCGCCGGGGCGGCGGTCGCCGCCACGGTCAGCCGCGGCATCCGCTCCATCCAGCCCGTGCCGGAGCCGACCCTCTGAGTCAGCCCGCGCCGCACCGAACGTTGGAGTCTTCGGGTCAGTCACACACCGCAGGTCAACAAGATCCGGAAGTGCCAAGGACACCTCGACCTTGTCACAGCTTCTCCAGCCAGGTGCGGTAGTCCGTGCCGAAGGGTTCCACGCCGTTGGTGAGGTCGGCGTGCAGGCCGGCCGCCGCGGCCCGGGCCCGCGCCACCACCTCGGCGGGGTAGCCGAACGCGGCGCTGTTCGCGACGAACTCGTCCGCGTCGTCCAGCTCCACCCGGCCGTCGCGGTACCGGACGAGATCCAGGTCCAGATCGATGAGGGTCACCTCGGCCGGGCCGTGCCAGCGCGCCGGGGCGGTGATGTCGCAGTACACGTCCCGGTGGCTGGGCGCGGCGAAGAACACCGCACACCACCACTGGTCGCGGGGCACGAGCCGGACGGCGTTCTGCTGGGTCGGTGCCGGCGCCTTGTCGCCGTAGCTGTAGTGCACGATCGTGCCCATCGGGGTGCCCAGCCAGGTGCCGTGCCGGTCCTCGCCGAGGTGGATCGTGCTGACCCGCCGGTGCGGGCGGCCGTCGTACTTGCGCAGCACCACATCCACCCCGTCCATGCGGGCAGCCTAGCGGCCGGAGTCGATGCGGACCGGGCCCCGCCGGGGCCCGCACCCGGGATGCACCCCGGCCGGGCTCAGGTAGCCCCCCGTACACCCGATTCGAATGGCGCCTGCGGATCACACCGCAGGCGGGCGGGCCCGGACGTACCCCCTCGGCGCCCTGGGCCCGCCCAAGGTCAAAGAGGGGCAGACCGTGACCGAGCGCACCGCCGCGAAGCAGGAGCCGGGAGGCAACGCCCCTGGCCGGCTCGGCGTGAGTGCGCGGGTTGCCGCCGGGTTGCACATCGGGATCGACGCCGAGAAGGTCGTCGTGTCGCCGCAGCGGCTGCGGATGCGTACCGGTCGGGCCCACCGTACTCAGCATGGATCCGTCATCGAGGTCGTGCCGGCCCCGCCCAGCGGACGCAGCCGGGAGAGCCGGGTCGCGGTCCTGTGGCAGCTCGGCCTCGGCCTGCTGGTCGGCTGCGTCGTACTGAACGCGTTCGGCATCGCCTGGCAGCCGCCCGCCCTCGGCTCGATCGGGCTGCTCGTGCTGGTCGCCTGGGTGCAGGCCCGGGCCGCCCGCCCCGGCGTGCTCGCGACGCCCCGGGGCGAGCACGCCCACGTGCTGCTGGCCCGCGAGGAGCGGATCGCGTACGAGCGGGCCGTGGCCGTCTCGCACCGGATCCGGCGGACCTGGCCCGAACTGCGCGAACTGATCGACCCGGTGGACGCCGACCGGACCCTGGCCCGGGGGCTCGAACAGCTGGCCGCGCTGCTGGCGCGCCGCCAGCAGATCCGCGTCCTGCGCGACGAGCTGATCGAGGCCGCCCGTACGGAACTGCCGCACGGCAGCCCGGCCGCCGACGCGCTGGCCGCGCAGCGGGAGCGGGTGGAGGAGCTGTGGCGGGAGACCGGCCTGACCGCCAACCGGATGCTGCGCAGCATCGCCGCCGCCGCACACACGGGGGAGACCCTGCTGCGTGAGCAGCGGGTCGGCCGGACCGCCCGGGACGCGGAGCTGGCGATCAGCCGGCTGGCCGCCGTGGGTGGGACCGGGCCGTCCGAGGCCGGGCCGGAGCTGGCCGAGCGTACGGCGGCGGTGGTCGAGGCGTACCGCGAACTGGCCACCTGGGTCTGATTCCCGGTCGTCCGCGAGGCGCCCGGCAGGACGGTCCACCACTGTCCATTTCGGTGAAGTTGTTTCATTCCATCGAGTGACTCGACCCTGCTCGGGGATGTCGCTACGTTGAGTTCGTCATGTGTGCCCCCGCTCATGCCCGCGAACCCTTCGCCGTCCGCCCAGACGATCGGGTGGACAGCGGTGTGCGGACCGCTCTACCCGGCGCGGCGCGAAGTGGACAACTGCCGCGGCACGCACAGGATCTGCCCGGTGCCGTGCGGCGGGCGTGCCGGGTCGGCCCGGCGCCGCAGCGATGCCAGCGCGTCGCAGAGCATGGTCTGCACGGCGCCCGCGGCGGGCAGTCGCC
Protein-coding regions in this window:
- a CDS encoding pyridoxamine 5'-phosphate oxidase family protein, coding for MQEVTTHDEIRELLGAPMPRVAHKERHRLHDYDRQWLANSPFCLVATSDAHGRCDVSPKGDPPGFTLVVDDTTIALPERPGNRRADGFHNVIENPHVGLNFFVPGRGDTLRINGRARLIRDADFFDRMVVKGHRPILALLVEIEEVFYHCSKAFLRSALWRPETWRPEQVPSRPRIAQAVERPEDELAELERYYGPSYAERLYG
- a CDS encoding ATP-binding protein translates to MTTQPADLTVGSQPDLAQGLIMLCPAGLWTARSQTDLAQALDHACNEQPRAVIIDLTRLEIAGEIDGAALGELHSGAGRRPGVLLLWANPSPALALRLGWLVQSRSLFRGVDEAVGYALRNPGGMLTPPWACERYPAAPEATAASRRLVARACHQWDALDAIDDAQLVVSELTANAVEHGRGDVIVSVDLRDGTLTIAVRDENPAPPAPRAADADRHPLRDRGRGLMIIERVSTGWGTLARHPAGKTVWATLATRRGA
- a CDS encoding DUF402 domain-containing protein — translated: MDGVDVVLRKYDGRPHRRVSTIHLGEDRHGTWLGTPMGTIVHYSYGDKAPAPTQQNAVRLVPRDQWWCAVFFAAPSHRDVYCDITAPARWHGPAEVTLIDLDLDLVRYRDGRVELDDADEFVANSAAFGYPAEVVARARAAAAGLHADLTNGVEPFGTDYRTWLEKL
- a CDS encoding MFS transporter, which gives rise to MTDAPQNLWRNREFTLLWVSQSLSDLGSATAALAVPLLVLSLTNSPVQAGLVGTIGLVAALVCRLPAGVLVDRIDRRRAMLACDAVSVLAYLTLAIAVLRGAPPLALVVIVAVIGTMSSSIFRTAEQSALRNLVPSTQLPAAVARNEARTYATSLAGPPLGGLLFGLGRALPFLTNALAHLASLGGVLLLRKPLQEAREETRGGHAAAMVEGLRFVYANPFLRSILLIAAPLNLAIDAIIFTIIVTLQRHGVAPALIGSVQTVVAVGGLLGAFAAPALQRRMRLPVLIRGICWLAAALMSTCALLTGSVAAAVPVALAVFLGPACNAALFGHQAAITPDRLQGRVVSVIFFATSFASAAAPLLAGVLIAGWGSAVAVIVFSLTVAGAAVAATVSRGIRSIQPVPEPTL